From Enterococcus mediterraneensis, the proteins below share one genomic window:
- the tsaD gene encoding tRNA (adenosine(37)-N6)-threonylcarbamoyltransferase complex transferase subunit TsaD, whose protein sequence is MDELILAIESSCDETSVAVVKNGETICSNIIASQIKSHQRFGGIVPEVASRHHVEQITSCIDEAMSEAGVVPSDLQAVAVTYGPGLVGSLLIGISAAKAFAWANGLPLIPVSHMAGHIYAARFVKPLEFPLMALLVSGGHTELVYMEEDGSYEIIGETRDDAAGEAYDKVGRVLGLSYPSGKEIDRMAHLGADTYHLPRAMIHEDNFDFSFSGLKSAFINLVHNAQQRGEELSPNDLAASFQASVVDVLTEKTVKACQKYPVKQLIVAGGVAANQGLRESLQEKIGELPNVELVIPPLKLCGDNAAMIGAAAHIELKKRHFADWHLNAAPSLSF, encoded by the coding sequence ATGGATGAATTGATTTTAGCAATTGAAAGCAGCTGTGACGAAACAAGTGTCGCAGTTGTAAAAAATGGAGAGACGATCTGCAGTAATATCATCGCTTCTCAAATAAAAAGTCATCAGCGTTTTGGCGGTATAGTACCTGAAGTTGCCAGCCGCCACCATGTAGAACAAATCACCAGCTGTATCGATGAAGCAATGAGTGAAGCCGGTGTCGTGCCTTCAGATCTGCAAGCTGTCGCAGTGACTTATGGACCGGGTTTAGTAGGGTCGTTGCTGATCGGGATTTCCGCGGCAAAGGCGTTTGCTTGGGCTAATGGCTTACCATTGATTCCTGTAAGTCACATGGCAGGGCATATTTACGCAGCGCGTTTTGTTAAACCATTGGAATTTCCGTTGATGGCATTATTAGTCAGCGGCGGGCATACAGAGTTGGTCTATATGGAAGAAGACGGCTCTTATGAGATCATCGGAGAAACTCGCGACGATGCGGCAGGAGAAGCCTATGATAAAGTCGGTCGTGTATTGGGGCTGTCTTATCCTAGCGGGAAAGAAATCGATCGTATGGCTCATTTAGGAGCAGATACTTATCATCTGCCGCGGGCAATGATCCATGAAGATAATTTTGATTTCAGTTTCAGCGGTTTGAAAAGCGCCTTTATCAATCTGGTCCACAATGCGCAACAACGAGGAGAAGAGCTTTCGCCAAATGATTTGGCAGCCAGTTTTCAAGCCAGTGTAGTAGACGTGTTGACTGAAAAAACAGTCAAAGCCTGTCAAAAATATCCCGTCAAACAATTGATCGTAGCCGGAGGGGTTGCGGCAAACCAAGGTCTGCGGGAAAGTCTTCAGGAAAAAATCGGTGAGCTTCCAAATGTTGAATTGGTGATTCCGCCATTGAAATTATGCGGTGACAATGCAGCCATGATCGGAGCAGCCGCTCATATCGAATTGAAAAAACGTCATTTTGCTGATTGGCATCTAAATGCTGCACCCAGCTTATCTTTTTAA
- a CDS encoding Crp/Fnr family transcriptional regulator, producing the protein MYVDKTDFQFSRLRYQKDFEQLTDEEFKLLKGNVIFRSYKKGQILFDEGDARDRLYYVTNGLVRLERYDESATYYYYDYVSNNSVFPLGGIFHEKTYCHSAQAMTDIETFYFPAHIFEQVCQNNPKQLIYLTKKLNQIIEAHQLRLQTGLTSNAHDRVKQNLYILKKELGQKESKNTTVIPFPITLKELAVNSGTTRETAGQVIKKLKQSGCLDYDKKIFTFYE; encoded by the coding sequence ATGTATGTCGATAAAACCGATTTTCAATTTTCTCGCTTGCGATATCAAAAAGACTTTGAACAGCTCACTGATGAGGAATTCAAACTTTTGAAAGGAAATGTCATCTTTCGTTCTTACAAAAAAGGCCAGATACTCTTTGATGAAGGAGATGCCAGGGATCGCCTTTATTATGTGACAAATGGGTTGGTGCGCCTTGAACGTTATGACGAAAGTGCGACTTATTACTATTATGATTATGTATCAAACAACAGTGTCTTTCCTTTAGGCGGAATTTTTCACGAAAAAACATATTGTCATAGTGCACAGGCGATGACAGACATCGAAACGTTCTATTTTCCAGCTCATATTTTTGAACAAGTTTGTCAAAACAACCCGAAACAGCTGATTTATTTAACTAAAAAATTAAATCAGATCATCGAAGCTCATCAACTGCGCTTACAGACCGGCTTGACTTCCAATGCCCATGACCGCGTCAAACAAAATCTCTACATACTGAAAAAAGAACTCGGGCAAAAAGAATCAAAAAATACCACCGTGATCCCGTTTCCCATCACGTTAAAAGAGCTGGCAGTCAACAGCGGGACCACACGGGAAACCGCCGGACAAGTGATCAAAAAACTGAAGCAAAGCGGTTGTTTGGATTACGACAAAAAAATTTTTACTTTTTATGAATAA
- the arcA gene encoding arginine deiminase, whose protein sequence is MDKPIHVFSEIGKLQTVLLKRPGKEVENLTPDIMERLLFDDIPYLPVAQAEHDEFAQVLQENGVETLYLEKLAAEAIDAGNVKEEFLNRMLDESFIDSAAVRQGLFEYLSSMGTQEMVDKVMAGVRTNELDVKPHSLFDLSNDADYPFYMDPMPNLYFTRDPSASIGNGMSVNKMTFEARRRESLFTTYILNHHPRFANKGVEVWLDRDEDGHIEGGDELVLSHEVVAIGISQRTHARSIEKIARNLFAKNAGFKKVLAIKIPNNRAMMHLDTVFTMVDHDKFTIHPAIQDADGKIDVYTLEADGDDIKISHSQDLHGTLKEALHLDDLVLIPTGNGDAIVAPREQWNDGSNTLAIAPGVVVTYNRNYVSNELLRSYGIKVLEIHSSELSRGRGGPRCMSQPLIREDLK, encoded by the coding sequence ATGGATAAACCAATTCACGTATTTTCTGAAATAGGGAAATTACAAACCGTCTTACTGAAAAGACCAGGGAAAGAAGTAGAAAACTTAACACCTGATATTATGGAACGTCTTTTGTTCGATGATATTCCCTATCTTCCAGTAGCGCAGGCTGAGCATGATGAATTTGCTCAAGTTTTGCAAGAAAACGGTGTAGAAACGTTATACTTGGAAAAATTAGCGGCAGAAGCAATCGATGCCGGTAATGTCAAAGAAGAATTCTTGAATCGAATGCTGGATGAATCTTTTATCGATTCTGCGGCTGTTCGTCAAGGTCTGTTTGAATATCTATCTTCAATGGGCACTCAAGAAATGGTGGACAAAGTGATGGCAGGTGTTCGAACAAATGAGTTGGATGTTAAGCCTCATTCACTGTTCGACCTTTCCAATGATGCCGACTATCCATTTTATATGGATCCAATGCCAAACCTTTACTTTACACGCGACCCTTCCGCATCGATCGGAAATGGGATGTCTGTCAATAAAATGACATTTGAAGCGCGTCGTCGCGAATCATTATTCACGACCTATATCTTGAATCATCATCCGCGTTTTGCCAACAAAGGTGTTGAAGTTTGGTTAGACCGGGATGAAGATGGACATATCGAAGGCGGAGACGAATTGGTATTGAGCCATGAAGTTGTAGCAATCGGTATCTCACAACGGACACATGCACGTTCTATCGAAAAAATCGCTCGTAATCTATTTGCGAAAAATGCCGGATTCAAAAAAGTATTGGCGATCAAGATCCCGAACAACCGGGCAATGATGCACTTAGATACAGTATTTACAATGGTAGATCATGACAAGTTTACGATCCATCCAGCGATCCAAGATGCTGACGGCAAAATCGATGTGTACACTTTGGAAGCTGATGGCGACGATATCAAAATCTCCCACAGTCAAGATCTCCATGGTACACTGAAAGAAGCATTGCATCTAGACGATTTAGTATTGATCCCAACAGGTAACGGCGATGCGATCGTTGCACCTCGGGAACAATGGAACGACGGATCCAACACTTTAGCGATTGCCCCAGGAGTCGTGGTTACTTATAACCGCAACTATGTATCTAATGAATTACTGCGCAGCTATGGCATCAAAGTATTGGAGATTCATTCAAGTGAATTGTCTCGCGGTCGTGGTGGTCCACGCTGCATGAGCCAACCATTGATTCGAGAAGATTTGAAATAA
- the argF gene encoding ornithine carbamoyltransferase, translating into MKDSVFQGRSLLAEKDFTKEELQYLIDFSEHLKDLKKRGIPHHYLEGKNIALLFEKTSTRTRAAFTTAAIDLGAHPEYLGANDIQLGKKESTEDTARVLGSMFDGIEFRGFSQKMVEELAEFSGVPVWNGLTDEWHPTQMIADFLTIQENFGKVEGITVAYCGDGRNNMANSLLVTGAILGTNMRIVAPKELQPDEEIVKLAEGFAAESGAQLMITDDVDKGVDGVDVLYSDVWVSMGEEDKFEERIKLLKPYQINMEMVEKTHNTDRLIFLHCLPAFHDTNTVYGEQMKERFGITEMEVTDEVFRSKYARQFQQAENRMHSIKAIMAATLGNLFIPRV; encoded by the coding sequence ATGAAAGATTCAGTATTCCAAGGAAGAAGTTTATTAGCCGAGAAAGATTTTACAAAAGAAGAATTACAATACTTGATCGATTTTTCTGAACATTTGAAAGATCTGAAAAAACGCGGTATTCCTCATCACTATCTAGAAGGAAAAAATATTGCGCTATTATTTGAAAAAACATCTACTCGTACACGGGCGGCCTTTACAACAGCGGCGATCGATTTAGGAGCACACCCTGAATATCTAGGTGCCAACGATATCCAATTAGGTAAAAAAGAGTCTACTGAAGATACAGCCCGCGTTTTAGGCAGTATGTTCGATGGGATCGAATTCCGCGGCTTCAGCCAAAAAATGGTGGAAGAATTGGCTGAGTTTTCAGGCGTACCGGTTTGGAACGGCTTGACTGACGAATGGCATCCAACACAAATGATCGCTGACTTCTTAACAATCCAAGAAAACTTTGGCAAAGTAGAAGGCATCACAGTAGCTTATTGCGGCGACGGACGCAACAACATGGCGAATTCTTTATTAGTAACTGGTGCGATCTTAGGAACGAATATGCGTATCGTAGCGCCGAAAGAATTACAACCGGATGAAGAAATCGTAAAATTGGCAGAAGGCTTTGCTGCTGAATCTGGTGCTCAATTGATGATCACTGATGATGTGGATAAAGGTGTAGACGGCGTGGACGTATTATATTCTGATGTCTGGGTATCAATGGGTGAAGAAGATAAATTTGAAGAACGGATCAAATTATTGAAACCTTATCAAATCAATATGGAAATGGTTGAAAAAACACACAACACTGACCGGTTGATCTTCTTGCACTGCTTACCAGCATTCCATGATACAAACACTGTGTATGGTGAACAAATGAAAGAACGTTTCGGTATTACTGAGATGGAAGTGACAGACGAAGTGTTCCGCAGTAAATACGCTCGTCAATTCCAACAAGCAGAAAACCGCATGCATTCAATCAAAGCTATCATGGCGGCTACTCTTGGAAACCTGTTTATTCCCCGAGTTTAA
- the arcC gene encoding carbamate kinase: protein MAKRKVVVALGGNAILSDDATAKAQQQALNETAKYLVKFIEQGDELIISHGNGPQVGNLLIQQAAADSEKTPAMPLDTCVAMTEGSIGYWLQNAMGTVLKEKGIDKDVVSLVTQVIVDENDPSFKDPSKPVGPFFTEEEAKQQMTDTSATFKEDAGRGWRKVVASPKPISIKEARVIESLVDQGVITVSVGGGGIPVVETVHGLEGREAVIDKDFASEKLAEIIGADLLIILTGVDNVYVNYQKPDQKKLETVTVSEMKQYIEEKQFAPGSMLPKVQAAIQFVEACPNAKAIITSLENIENLLTNEDGTIVVAD from the coding sequence ATGGCAAAACGAAAAGTCGTTGTTGCATTAGGCGGAAACGCGATCTTATCAGATGACGCAACAGCGAAAGCCCAACAACAAGCATTAAATGAAACTGCGAAATATCTAGTGAAATTTATCGAACAAGGAGATGAATTGATCATCTCTCACGGCAACGGCCCACAAGTTGGAAACCTGTTGATCCAACAAGCGGCGGCGGATTCCGAGAAAACACCGGCAATGCCTTTAGATACTTGCGTAGCTATGACAGAAGGTTCGATCGGCTACTGGCTGCAAAATGCGATGGGCACTGTTTTAAAAGAAAAAGGGATCGATAAAGATGTCGTATCTCTTGTTACCCAAGTCATTGTTGATGAAAACGATCCTTCATTCAAAGATCCTTCAAAACCAGTTGGACCATTTTTCACTGAAGAAGAAGCAAAACAACAGATGACAGATACTTCTGCTACGTTTAAAGAGGACGCGGGTCGCGGATGGCGCAAAGTTGTCGCTTCGCCAAAACCGATCTCTATCAAAGAAGCACGAGTAATCGAAAGTTTAGTGGATCAGGGTGTGATCACCGTTTCTGTTGGGGGCGGCGGAATTCCTGTCGTTGAAACAGTCCATGGCTTAGAAGGCCGAGAAGCGGTAATCGATAAAGACTTTGCTTCTGAAAAATTGGCAGAGATCATCGGCGCTGATTTGCTGATCATTTTGACAGGTGTCGACAATGTCTACGTCAACTATCAAAAACCAGATCAAAAGAAACTAGAAACAGTTACCGTTTCTGAAATGAAACAATATATTGAAGAAAAACAATTTGCGCCAGGCAGCATGCTGCCAAAAGTGCAAGCGGCTATTCAATTTGTTGAAGCGTGTCCAAACGCCAAAGCGATCATCACATCATTGGAAAACATCGAGAATCTGTTGACCAACGAAGATGGTACGATCGTAGTTGCAGACTAG
- the argS gene encoding arginine--tRNA ligase has protein sequence MNNKDVVAKAIYDVVKDDLSLEQVAKLLENPKSADHGDVAFPAFALAKAYRKAPQQIAPELAEKIDPSDFEKIEVVGPYLNFFMNKEVISKNVLAAVVKEKNHYGDANIGENKNVPIDMSSPNIAKPISMGHLRSTVIGNSIGFIYEKIGYKPIRINHLGDWGTQFGKLIVAYKKWGSEEAVKTEPINELLRLYVQFHEEVETQPELDDEARAWFKKLEDKDEEAVSLWQWFRDESMKEFNKIYNMLEVKFDSLNGEAFYNDKMDEITDLLEEKHLLKEDRGAEIVDLSAYDLNPALIRKSDGATLYITRDLAAALYRKRTYDFAKSIYVVGNEQSYHFKQLKAVLKEMGFDWSDDMHHIAFGLITQGGKKLSTRKGKIVLLEEVLNQAIDSAKEQISEKNPDLENKDEVAKQVGVGAVVFHDLKNDRLNTFDFTLEEVVRFEGETGPYVQYTHARAMSILEKAQFVPDENKNYALADESSWEIVKLIQKYPETVLQAAEKYEPSVIAKHAIKLAQAFNKYYAQTKVLAEDDQKEARLALVYAVTVLLKEDLRLLGLHAPDKM, from the coding sequence ATGAATAACAAAGATGTCGTTGCTAAAGCTATTTATGATGTCGTGAAAGACGATCTATCATTGGAACAAGTTGCAAAATTATTGGAAAACCCAAAATCCGCTGATCACGGAGACGTTGCTTTTCCAGCTTTCGCATTAGCCAAAGCTTATCGTAAAGCACCGCAACAAATCGCTCCAGAATTAGCAGAAAAAATCGATCCTTCAGATTTTGAAAAAATCGAAGTCGTAGGACCTTACCTAAACTTCTTCATGAACAAAGAAGTTATCAGCAAAAATGTTTTGGCCGCTGTTGTGAAAGAAAAAAATCATTACGGTGACGCGAATATCGGCGAAAACAAAAACGTCCCTATCGATATGTCTTCACCTAATATCGCTAAACCGATCTCTATGGGACATTTACGTTCTACTGTTATCGGGAATTCTATCGGCTTCATTTATGAAAAGATCGGCTACAAACCAATCCGTATCAATCACCTAGGCGACTGGGGCACACAGTTTGGTAAATTGATTGTAGCTTATAAAAAATGGGGCTCAGAAGAAGCAGTCAAAACTGAACCGATTAATGAATTATTACGTTTATATGTGCAATTCCACGAAGAAGTAGAAACGCAACCTGAACTGGATGATGAAGCACGTGCATGGTTCAAAAAACTAGAAGATAAAGATGAAGAAGCTGTTTCATTATGGCAATGGTTCCGTGATGAATCAATGAAAGAGTTCAACAAGATCTACAATATGTTGGAAGTGAAATTCGATTCATTGAACGGTGAAGCATTCTACAATGACAAAATGGATGAAATCACTGATCTTCTTGAAGAAAAACATCTATTAAAAGAAGACCGCGGTGCTGAAATCGTCGATCTATCAGCTTATGACTTGAACCCTGCTTTGATCCGCAAATCAGACGGCGCTACGTTATACATCACTCGGGATCTAGCAGCAGCGTTGTACCGCAAACGGACATATGATTTCGCAAAATCTATCTATGTAGTAGGGAACGAACAAAGCTACCACTTCAAACAATTGAAAGCTGTCTTGAAGGAAATGGGCTTTGACTGGTCAGACGATATGCACCACATCGCTTTCGGTTTGATCACTCAAGGAGGTAAGAAATTATCTACTCGTAAAGGAAAGATCGTCTTGTTGGAAGAAGTGCTTAACCAAGCGATCGATTCCGCAAAAGAACAAATCTCTGAAAAGAATCCAGATCTTGAAAACAAAGACGAAGTTGCTAAACAAGTGGGTGTCGGAGCCGTTGTTTTCCATGACTTGAAAAATGATCGTTTGAATACTTTTGACTTCACTTTAGAAGAAGTCGTTCGTTTTGAAGGCGAAACTGGACCATACGTACAATATACTCACGCTCGTGCTATGAGTATCCTTGAAAAAGCGCAATTCGTTCCTGATGAAAACAAAAATTACGCATTAGCTGACGAAAGCAGCTGGGAAATCGTTAAACTGATCCAAAAATACCCAGAAACAGTCTTGCAAGCTGCGGAAAAATATGAACCATCCGTGATCGCAAAACACGCTATCAAATTAGCACAAGCTTTCAACAAGTACTATGCACAAACAAAAGTCTTAGCTGAAGATGATCAAAAAGAAGCACGCTTGGCATTGGTTTATGCCGTGACTGTCTTGCTGAAAGAAGATCTGCGTCTGTTGGGATTACACGCACCAGATAAAATGTAA
- a CDS encoding arginine repressor, which produces MRKADRHLLIKQIISNQTVRTQEELLRLLEKKGVSATQATISRDIRDLKIIKAPDETGQARFEIFQGDRFAQDGQEEERRLIHMIEDVVTKVDRVQFLTIVNTLPDNAQLITALIDEVDIPEKVTTLAGFDTVIIISRTEEDAKKIERYFRAHILA; this is translated from the coding sequence ATGCGCAAAGCAGACCGACACTTATTAATCAAACAGATCATCAGCAATCAAACGGTTCGTACTCAAGAAGAATTGCTTCGCCTCTTAGAAAAAAAAGGCGTTTCTGCTACACAAGCTACTATTTCTCGTGATATCCGCGATTTAAAGATCATCAAAGCCCCCGATGAAACTGGGCAAGCCCGTTTTGAAATTTTTCAAGGAGACCGCTTCGCTCAAGATGGTCAAGAAGAAGAACGCCGACTGATCCATATGATCGAAGATGTAGTGACCAAAGTTGATCGGGTCCAGTTTTTAACGATCGTCAATACATTGCCTGACAATGCGCAATTGATCACTGCTCTGATTGATGAGGTGGATATTCCTGAAAAAGTCACTACGCTTGCCGGATTTGACACAGTGATCATTATCTCTCGCACAGAAGAAGACGCGAAAAAAATCGAGAGATATTTCAGAGCACATATCTTAGCTTGA
- the rpsB gene encoding 30S ribosomal protein S2, with amino-acid sequence MAVISMKQLLEAGVHFGHQTRRWNPKMKKYIFTERNGIYIIDLQKTVKLVDAAYDYMKNVAEEGGVALFVGTKKQAQEAIKEEATRAGQYYVNHRWLGGTLTNWETIQKRVARLKQIDKMEEDGTFEVLPKKEVVGLNKERERLEKFLGGIADMPRIPDVMYIVDPRKERIAVQEAHKLNIPIVAMVDTNCDPDEIDVVIPSNDDAIRAVKLITAKMADAFIEGNQGEDQVVEEDFAAENAENTENTTSIEEIVDVVEGDNASAESAE; translated from the coding sequence ATGGCAGTCATTTCAATGAAACAATTGCTAGAAGCCGGCGTACACTTTGGTCACCAAACACGTCGCTGGAACCCAAAAATGAAGAAATACATCTTCACAGAAAGAAACGGTATCTACATCATCGACTTACAAAAAACAGTTAAGTTAGTAGATGCAGCTTACGATTACATGAAAAACGTAGCTGAAGAAGGCGGCGTTGCTTTATTCGTAGGTACAAAAAAACAAGCACAAGAAGCAATCAAAGAAGAAGCTACACGTGCAGGTCAATACTACGTTAACCATCGTTGGTTAGGCGGAACATTGACAAACTGGGAAACAATCCAAAAACGTGTTGCTCGCTTGAAACAAATCGACAAAATGGAAGAAGACGGAACATTTGAAGTTCTTCCTAAAAAAGAAGTTGTCGGCTTGAACAAAGAACGTGAACGTCTTGAAAAATTCTTGGGCGGTATCGCAGATATGCCTAGAATTCCAGATGTAATGTACATCGTTGACCCACGTAAAGAACGTATCGCTGTTCAAGAAGCACACAAATTGAATATCCCAATCGTTGCGATGGTCGATACAAACTGCGATCCAGACGAAATCGATGTAGTGATCCCTTCAAATGACGATGCGATCCGTGCCGTTAAATTGATCACTGCTAAAATGGCTGATGCTTTCATCGAAGGCAATCAAGGTGAAGACCAAGTCGTAGAAGAAGATTTTGCAGCAGAAAATGCTGAAAACACAGAAAACACAACTTCAATCGAAGAAATCGTTGATGTAGTAGAAGGCGACAACGCATCTGCTGAATCAGCTGAATAA
- the tsf gene encoding translation elongation factor Ts, translated as MADVTAKMVKELRDMTGVGMMDAKKALVEVEGDMDKAVDLLREKGMAKAAKKSDRIAAEGLAAVAVKGNVAAIVEVNSETDFVSKNEMFQELVKEIAELVAENKPADMDAAMKLETSKGTVEAALIEATQVIGEKISFRRFEVVEKDDNAAFGGYLHMGGRIAVLTVLEGTTDESVAKDVAMHVAAINPRYVNETQIPESELEHEKSVLTEQALNEGKPANIVEKMVEGRLKKFKAEIALVDQPFVKDPDMTVEKYVASKGATVKSFVRFEVGEGIEKREDNFVEEVMSQVKK; from the coding sequence ATGGCAGACGTTACAGCTAAAATGGTAAAAGAATTGCGCGACATGACTGGCGTAGGTATGATGGATGCGAAAAAAGCATTGGTAGAAGTAGAAGGCGACATGGATAAAGCAGTCGATCTTTTACGTGAAAAAGGTATGGCTAAAGCTGCGAAGAAAAGCGATCGTATCGCTGCTGAAGGTTTAGCTGCAGTTGCTGTAAAAGGTAACGTAGCAGCAATCGTTGAAGTCAACTCAGAAACTGACTTCGTATCAAAAAATGAAATGTTCCAAGAATTAGTGAAAGAAATCGCTGAACTAGTTGCTGAAAACAAACCAGCTGACATGGACGCAGCAATGAAACTTGAAACTTCAAAAGGTACTGTTGAAGCAGCTTTGATCGAAGCTACTCAAGTTATCGGTGAAAAAATCAGCTTCCGTCGTTTCGAAGTTGTTGAAAAAGACGATAACGCAGCATTCGGCGGATACTTGCACATGGGCGGACGTATCGCTGTTCTGACTGTATTGGAAGGAACAACTGACGAATCTGTTGCTAAAGATGTAGCGATGCACGTAGCTGCGATCAACCCTCGCTATGTGAACGAAACACAAATTCCTGAATCTGAATTAGAACATGAAAAATCAGTCTTGACAGAACAAGCATTGAACGAAGGCAAACCAGCTAACATCGTTGAAAAAATGGTGGAAGGCCGCTTGAAGAAATTTAAAGCAGAAATCGCATTAGTTGATCAACCATTCGTTAAAGATCCTGACATGACTGTTGAAAAATACGTTGCTTCAAAAGGCGCTACTGTGAAATCATTTGTACGTTTTGAAGTTGGCGAAGGTATCGAAAAACGTGAAGATAACTTTGTTGAAGAAGTTATGAGCCAAGTGAAAAAATAA
- the pyrH gene encoding UMP kinase, whose translation MAKTKYQRVVLKLSGEALAGEEGFGIKPPVIKEIVKEIKEVHELGVEMAIVVGGGNIWRGQIGAQMGMERAQADYMGMLATVMNALALQDTLENEGVPTRVQTSIEMRQIAEPYIRRRAERHLEKGRIVIFAGGTGNPYFSTDTTAALRAAEIDADVILMAKNNVDGVYSADPKLDANAVKFEELTHLDVIAKGLQVMDSTASSLSMDNDIPLVVFNLNEPGNIRRAIMGENIGTTVRGK comes from the coding sequence ATGGCTAAAACAAAATATCAACGTGTCGTCTTAAAACTGAGCGGTGAAGCACTAGCAGGTGAAGAAGGTTTCGGAATCAAACCGCCTGTTATCAAAGAGATCGTCAAAGAAATCAAAGAAGTACATGAATTAGGTGTAGAAATGGCGATCGTTGTCGGCGGCGGCAACATCTGGCGCGGACAAATCGGTGCGCAAATGGGCATGGAACGTGCGCAAGCCGATTACATGGGTATGCTGGCAACAGTAATGAACGCATTAGCATTGCAAGATACATTGGAAAATGAAGGTGTCCCAACACGGGTCCAAACATCTATCGAAATGCGTCAAATCGCGGAACCTTACATTCGCCGTCGGGCAGAACGTCATTTGGAAAAAGGCCGGATCGTTATCTTTGCCGGCGGTACGGGTAATCCGTACTTTTCAACAGACACAACTGCTGCATTGCGCGCCGCAGAAATCGACGCAGACGTTATATTGATGGCGAAAAACAATGTGGACGGCGTTTATTCAGCTGATCCAAAACTTGACGCCAACGCAGTGAAATTTGAAGAATTGACACATTTGGATGTTATCGCCAAAGGCCTGCAAGTAATGGATTCCACCGCAAGCTCATTAAGTATGGACAACGATATTCCATTGGTTGTCTTTAATTTGAACGAGCCGGGAAATATCCGTCGGGCAATCATGGGAGAAAATATCGGAACAACAGTTAGGGGGAAATAA
- the frr gene encoding ribosome recycling factor produces the protein MADAIMTEAKEKMQKAAENLQRELGQIRAGRANASLLDRVMVTYYGVPTPVNQMASITIPEARVLMITPFDKSTIQDIEKAILTSDVGITPANDGNVIRLVIPQLTEDRRKELAKEVKKEAENSKIAVRNIRRDAMDSYKKQQKDGDITEDDLRGLEKDVQKLTDDSIKQLDAIAAEKEKELLEV, from the coding sequence ATGGCAGATGCAATAATGACAGAAGCAAAAGAAAAAATGCAGAAAGCGGCAGAAAATCTGCAACGGGAATTAGGACAGATCCGTGCTGGGCGTGCGAATGCCAGCTTGCTTGATCGAGTGATGGTAACTTACTATGGCGTACCAACACCTGTGAATCAAATGGCTTCCATCACGATCCCAGAAGCTCGTGTGTTGATGATCACACCGTTTGACAAATCAACGATCCAAGACATCGAAAAAGCGATCTTGACTAGCGATGTAGGGATCACACCGGCAAATGACGGGAACGTTATTCGTTTGGTCATTCCTCAATTGACAGAAGATCGTCGGAAAGAATTGGCTAAAGAAGTGAAAAAAGAAGCTGAAAATTCTAAGATCGCTGTACGTAATATCCGCCGCGACGCGATGGACAGCTACAAAAAACAACAAAAAGACGGCGACATCACAGAAGATGATCTGCGCGGTTTAGAAAAAGACGTGCAAAAATTGACAGATGACAGCATCAAACAATTGGATGCCATCGCTGCCGAAAAAGAAAAAGAATTGTTAGAAGTTTAA